In one window of Palaemon carinicauda isolate YSFRI2023 chromosome 2, ASM3689809v2, whole genome shotgun sequence DNA:
- the LOC137620147 gene encoding uncharacterized protein, which produces MGENEEDLQSRIVGWQETLEREGLRVNVDKTEATVSSKEGRVWIAIHGSRDWVIKVVEEFRYLGSTISQEGGCEAGVENRIIAAWGKWREVAGVVCDEKIPIKPKVKIYSIVIRPVLIFGSETWAKLEKTDMRMLRWIMGTPVLERLEYDEIRRMAGVVKITEVIECHD; this is translated from the coding sequence ATgggtgaaaatgaggaagacttacagagtaGGATTGTGGGGTGgcaggagactttggagagggaaggcttgagagtaaatgtggataagactgaagctacggtgagcagtaaggaaggaagGGTCTGGATAGCTATACATGGAAGTAGAGACTGGGTTATAAAAGTGGTGGaagaatttagatacttgggatctactataagtcaggagggaggatgtgaggctggagttgaaaataggataatagcagcttgggggaagtggagagaggtagcaggagtggtatgtgatgagAAAATACCAATCAAAccaaaagtcaagatctatagcatagTAATAAGACCTGTGTTAATATTTGGATCAGAAACATGggcaaagcttgagaaaacagatatgagaatgctgaggtggattatgggaacaccagtgcttgaaagattggaatacgatgaaattagaagaatggcaggcgtagtgaagattacagaggtgatagagtgtcacgactga